The Daphnia pulicaria isolate SC F1-1A chromosome 12, SC_F0-13Bv2, whole genome shotgun sequence genome contains a region encoding:
- the LOC124316218 gene encoding serine--tRNA ligase, cytoplasmic-like isoform X1: MVLDIDLFRADKGGDPEKMRENQRKRYKDVKLVDLIVEKDNQWRQLRFQLDQLNKLKNSASKEIGEKMKLERKKPPTPKTESPEAKSPFQNLSTPQNLENLNSHLQSHSYIDGYTPSYLDLLVHGSVPKPVLSSYPHINRWYNHIIAIESSIQKKEPVGDDVLPDGLEEIMASMSLTGEQLKPLTVNQIKKVSSMMDKAIVEANKKLDDTEKERNAGLREMGNHLHPSCHVSDNEDENVVERTFGDCASRKKYSHVDLIHMVEGMDAERGTVTAGGRGYYLLGPMVFLEQALIQLALRILQTKSYIAMGTPFFMRKDIMQDVAQLSQFDDELYKVIGKGSEKAEDKEVDEKYLIATSEQPIAAFHRDEWMKESELPKRYAGISTCFRQEVGSHGRDTRGIFRVHQFQKVEQFCITSPHDNLSWQMMDEMIGNAEAFYQALNIPYRIVNIVSGALNNAAAKKLDLEAWFPGSGAFRELVSCSNCLDYQSRRLLIRYGQTKKMNATTDYVHMLNATMCATTRVICAILELNQTETGIIIPEVLKPFMPPAYAEEIPFTKPAPIDELELKKQQQKKK; this comes from the exons ATGGTTCTCGACATCGATCTATTTCGTGCCGACAAGGGAGGCGATCCCGAAAAGATGAGGGAGAACCAAAGGAAAAGATACAAGGATGTAAAACTTGTAGACTTGATTGTTGAAAAGGACAACCAATGGAGGCAAC TGCGATTCCAACTTGATCAGCTGAACAAGCTGAAGAACTCGGCCAGCAAGGAAATCGGAGAGAAGATGAAG CTGGAACGGAAAAAACCTCCCACGCCCAAAACTGAATCTCCAGAGGCCAAGAGCCCATTCCAAAATCTGTCCACTCcccaaaatttggaaaatttgaattcccaCTTGCAATCTCATAGCTATATTGATGGATACACTCCAAGTTATTTGGATTTACTTGTACACGGTTCAGTGCCTAAACCAGTGCTCTCCAGCTATCCACACATAAATCGCTGGTACAATCACATCATTGCGATAGAAAGTTCTATCCAG aaaaaagaacctgTTGGTGATGATGTTCTCCCCGATGGACTGGAAGAAATCATGGCCTCAATGAGCCTCACTGGTGAGCAGTTGAAACCACTGACCGTCAACCAAATCAAGAAAGTCAGCTCAATGATGGATAAAGCCATTGTCGAAGCCAACAAGAAACTTGATGACACCGAGAAGGAGAGGAATGCTGGTCTGAGAGAGATGGGAAATCACCTCCATCCTTCCTGCCACGTTAGCGATAATGAG GACGAAAATGTGGTCGAGCGGACGTTTGGCGATTGCGCTTCCCGCAAGAAATACTCGCATGTCGACCTCATCCATATGGTTGAGGGCATGGATGCCGAGCGAGGTACCGTGACTGCCGGTGGTCGAGGCTACTACCTTCTCGGTCCCATGGTTTTCTTGGAGCAG GCTCTGATCCAGCTGGCACTGCGAATTCTCCAAACCAAGAGTTACATCGCCATGGGAACGCCCTTTTTCATGCGCAAAGATATTATGCAGGATGTCGCCCAACTTTCTCAGTTCGACGACGAACTCTACAAG GTGATTGGTAAAGGCAGTGAAAAGGCGGAGGACAAGGAAGTGGATGAAAAGTACTTGATCGCCACTTCTGAGCAGCCGATTGCCGCTTTCCATCGCGACGAGTGGATGAAAGAGTCGGAGTTGCCCAAACGCTACGCCGGAATCTCGACTTGCTTCCGCCAGGAAGTGGGTTCTCACGGGCGCGATACCCGCGGCATCTTCCGCGTCCATCAATTCCAAAAG GTGGAGCAATTTTGCATCACATCGCCACACGACAACTTGTCGTGGCAGATGATGGACGAAATGATTGGCAACGCCGAAGCTTTTTACCAGGCCCTCAACATCCCCTACAGGATTGTCAACATCGTTTCGGGAGCGTTGAACAACGCTGCAGCCAAGAAACTCGATTTGGAAGCTTGGTTTCCAGGCTCGG GTGCTTTCCGCGAATTGGTCTCGTGCTCAAACTGCCTGGATTATCAGTCACGCCGCTTGCTCATTCGCTACGGCCAGACTAAGAAAATGAACGCCACG acGGACTACGTTCACATGCTGAACGCCACCATGTGCGCCACCACTCGCGTGATTTGCGCCATCCTCGAGCTGAACCAAACGGAGACGGGAATTATTATTCCCGAAGTGCTCAAGCCCTTCATGCCTCCCG CGTACGCTGAGGAGATCCCGTTCACGAAACCGGCGCCCATCGACGAATTGGAATTGAAGAAGcaacaacagaagaaaaagtaa
- the LOC124316218 gene encoding serine--tRNA ligase, cytoplasmic-like isoform X2 has product MVLDIDLFRADKGGDPEKMRENQRKRYKDVKLVDLIVEKDNQWRQLRFQLDQLNKLKNSASKEIGEKMKKKEPVGDDVLPDGLEEIMASMSLTGEQLKPLTVNQIKKVSSMMDKAIVEANKKLDDTEKERNAGLREMGNHLHPSCHVSDNEDENVVERTFGDCASRKKYSHVDLIHMVEGMDAERGTVTAGGRGYYLLGPMVFLEQALIQLALRILQTKSYIAMGTPFFMRKDIMQDVAQLSQFDDELYKVIGKGSEKAEDKEVDEKYLIATSEQPIAAFHRDEWMKESELPKRYAGISTCFRQEVGSHGRDTRGIFRVHQFQKVEQFCITSPHDNLSWQMMDEMIGNAEAFYQALNIPYRIVNIVSGALNNAAAKKLDLEAWFPGSGAFRELVSCSNCLDYQSRRLLIRYGQTKKMNATTDYVHMLNATMCATTRVICAILELNQTETGIIIPEVLKPFMPPAYAEEIPFTKPAPIDELELKKQQQKKK; this is encoded by the exons ATGGTTCTCGACATCGATCTATTTCGTGCCGACAAGGGAGGCGATCCCGAAAAGATGAGGGAGAACCAAAGGAAAAGATACAAGGATGTAAAACTTGTAGACTTGATTGTTGAAAAGGACAACCAATGGAGGCAAC TGCGATTCCAACTTGATCAGCTGAACAAGCTGAAGAACTCGGCCAGCAAGGAAATCGGAGAGAAGATGAAG aaaaaagaacctgTTGGTGATGATGTTCTCCCCGATGGACTGGAAGAAATCATGGCCTCAATGAGCCTCACTGGTGAGCAGTTGAAACCACTGACCGTCAACCAAATCAAGAAAGTCAGCTCAATGATGGATAAAGCCATTGTCGAAGCCAACAAGAAACTTGATGACACCGAGAAGGAGAGGAATGCTGGTCTGAGAGAGATGGGAAATCACCTCCATCCTTCCTGCCACGTTAGCGATAATGAG GACGAAAATGTGGTCGAGCGGACGTTTGGCGATTGCGCTTCCCGCAAGAAATACTCGCATGTCGACCTCATCCATATGGTTGAGGGCATGGATGCCGAGCGAGGTACCGTGACTGCCGGTGGTCGAGGCTACTACCTTCTCGGTCCCATGGTTTTCTTGGAGCAG GCTCTGATCCAGCTGGCACTGCGAATTCTCCAAACCAAGAGTTACATCGCCATGGGAACGCCCTTTTTCATGCGCAAAGATATTATGCAGGATGTCGCCCAACTTTCTCAGTTCGACGACGAACTCTACAAG GTGATTGGTAAAGGCAGTGAAAAGGCGGAGGACAAGGAAGTGGATGAAAAGTACTTGATCGCCACTTCTGAGCAGCCGATTGCCGCTTTCCATCGCGACGAGTGGATGAAAGAGTCGGAGTTGCCCAAACGCTACGCCGGAATCTCGACTTGCTTCCGCCAGGAAGTGGGTTCTCACGGGCGCGATACCCGCGGCATCTTCCGCGTCCATCAATTCCAAAAG GTGGAGCAATTTTGCATCACATCGCCACACGACAACTTGTCGTGGCAGATGATGGACGAAATGATTGGCAACGCCGAAGCTTTTTACCAGGCCCTCAACATCCCCTACAGGATTGTCAACATCGTTTCGGGAGCGTTGAACAACGCTGCAGCCAAGAAACTCGATTTGGAAGCTTGGTTTCCAGGCTCGG GTGCTTTCCGCGAATTGGTCTCGTGCTCAAACTGCCTGGATTATCAGTCACGCCGCTTGCTCATTCGCTACGGCCAGACTAAGAAAATGAACGCCACG acGGACTACGTTCACATGCTGAACGCCACCATGTGCGCCACCACTCGCGTGATTTGCGCCATCCTCGAGCTGAACCAAACGGAGACGGGAATTATTATTCCCGAAGTGCTCAAGCCCTTCATGCCTCCCG CGTACGCTGAGGAGATCCCGTTCACGAAACCGGCGCCCATCGACGAATTGGAATTGAAGAAGcaacaacagaagaaaaagtaa
- the LOC124316738 gene encoding neurexin-4-like gives MARFTVRVSFVLILSCWTILFYRIYTLELQELEIRLAAKVEAKIAQLEAKVTQLEAQLQLNLTQLEAKNVQLEVNIQEQGMILTSLLQAAELPVSATGSTSILHDSESSLDVGHCADPGCYSRLINYTASIGQIKALAELSTECHQFVKVIRLLLHPVRVKWRRLWWNDREGNAQYFWAGNKTYRIHTCQCGIDGNCVDSAVKCNCDTISPIQLVDSGVITDKNVLPVTRLNFGRTQLETSSGVHTLSRFECTGTGSFTGLLPKSCQDLWLIGHTPNEFYPIKGAKMMESVFCDLTALLLPWHRESICTTTKITTYFSRVSC, from the exons ATGGCTCGTTTCACAGTGCGTGTTAGTTTTGTGTTAATTTTGAGTTGCTGGACGATTTTGTTCTACCGCATTTATACCTTGGAACTGCAAGAACTAGAAATTAGACTCGCAGCCAAAGTTGAGGCTAAAATCGCCCAACTTGAAGCAAAGGTGACACAACTGGAGGCTCAACTCCAACTGAAT TTGACGCAACTTGAGGCCAAAAATGTTCAACTGGAAGTCAATATCCAAGAGCAAGGAATGATCCTAACTTCCTTGTTACAAGCGGCCGAACTTCCAGTTTCTGCTACCG gATCGACATCCATTTTACACGACAGTGAATCTTCATTGGATGTGGGTCACTGCGCAGACCCCGGGTGTTATTCACGATTAATCAACTACACCGCGTCCATTGGACAGATAAAAGCTTTGGCTGAACTATCAACTGAATGTCATCAATTCGTTAAAGTCA TACGATTGCTACTACACCCCGTTCGAGTTAAATGGCGTCGCCTATGGTGGAACGACAGAGAAGGAAATGCGCAATACTTTTGGGCCGGAAATAAAACGTACAGAATTCACACCTGCCAGTGCGGAATCGATGGAAACTGTGTCGATTCAGCGGTGAAATGCAACTGTGACACGATTTCACCAATTCAATTAGTCGACAGCG GTGTCATCACTGACAAAAATGTTCTGCCCGTCACCCGTTTGAATTTCGGCAGAACTCAACTGGAAACCTCGTCCGGCGTCCACACGCTGAGTCGATTCGAGTGTACGGGAACCGGATCTTTCACTGGATTATTGCCAAAGTCCTGCCAGGATCTGTGGCTGATTGGTCACACCCCAAACGAATTTTATCCCATCAAAGGTGCCAAAATGATGGAATCGGTTTTCTGCGATTTGACTGCCCTTTTACTGCCATGGCACCGGGAGTCTATCTGTACGACAACCAAAATTACAACATATTTctcacgggtttcatgttga
- the LOC124316348 gene encoding 5-hydroxytryptamine receptor 1F-like, which produces MDDQLASFVNSSSAPHHSPMISFDFNVMKQNLTSVQELYRTSAVTVAMFLNCLVILVVSNSRQLRYPRHVFWAAVSLFECLFLLECILELVVVNNHDELACRIFILLCPVDYSILLICLAMAAFDRYLAIARYEWYKETVTNRGVVATVSAASAVTFVVVTIPFWTDHQSIYTCTLNLSHVHWVYVLNFLLGIVCVLLHVKIFLASKSVIRQYLPSYPATSVTVTFVKDRSKIRPSLFSGPEGVESSPETAERVFITFPENATASKSDHLVRIDPGDSPDHQGTADGHSSGQCFLKEPGGQTKINRLEVRAALDMSVNVLPFWLCTFPVSSYAMALYWCVKLEGDCDAVFLTWTYMWDVFLLHSIYNPVMYMSTSTEFRRALSHIARKLINTFHIEVYEH; this is translated from the exons ATGGACGACCAACTGGCTTCCTTCGTCAACTCCAGCAGCGCTCCGCATCATTCGCCGATGATTTCGTTCGATTTCAACGTCATGAAACAGAACCTCACGTCCGTCCAAGAGTTGTACCGCACCTCGGCCGTCACGGTGGCCATGTTTCTCAATTGCCTCGTCATTTTAGTGGTGAGCAATTCCCGCCAATTGCGTTACCCCCGTCACGTTTTCTGGGCGGCCGTTTCGCTCTTCGAATGCCTATTTCTATTGGAATGCATCCTGGAACTGGTCGTTGTTAATAATCACGACGAACTGGCCTGCCGGATCTTTATTCTCCTCTGCCCGGTCGACTATTCCATCCTGTTGATTTGCCTGGCCATGGCCGCCTTCGACCGCTACTTGGCCATCGCCCGCTACGAGTGGTACAAGGAAACGGTCACCAATCGCGGCGTCGTTGCCACCGTTTCAGCCGCTTCGGCCGTGACTTTTGTCGTCGTGACGATTCCCTTCTGGACGGACCACCAGTCGATTTACACCTGCACCCTCAACTTGTCCCACGTCCACTGGGTGTacgttttgaattttctgcTGGGCATCGTTTGCGTCCTGCTCCACGTCAAGATCTTCTTGGCATCGAAATCCGTCATCCGCCAGTATCTGCCCAGTTATCCCGCGACGTCGGTCACCGTGACGTTCGTCAAGGACCGGAGCAAAATCCGGCCGTCCCTTTTCTCCG gacCGGAAGGGGTGGAATCGTCTCCGGAAACGGCGGAAAGAGTTTTCATTACATTTCCGGAAAATGCGACCGCTTCCAAATCGGATCACCTGGTCAGAATCGATCCTGGAGATTCGCCGGATCATCAAGGAACTGCTGACGGCCATTCCAGCGGTCAATGTTTTCTAAAGGAGCCTGGCGGGCAGACGAAAATCAACCGATTGGAAGTGCGGGCAGCGCTGGACATGTCCGTCAACGTCCTGCCCTTTTGGCTGTGCACATTCCCCGTCTCGTCTTACGCCATGGCCCTGTACTGGTGCGTCAAACTCGAAGGTGACTGCGACGCCGTTTTCCTGACGTGGACGTACATGTGGGACGTTTTCCTCCTGCACAGCATCTACAATCCCGTCATGTACATGTCGACGAGTACGGAATTCCGGCGGGCCCTTTCCCACATCGCCAGGAAGTTGATCAACACGTTCCACATTGAAGTGTACGAACATTGA
- the LOC124316609 gene encoding uncharacterized protein LOC124316609 has protein sequence MVPIKWILTILLAVCCQCQSFGASSSSWAKLKISPDTFSSMEYGNFLIEIYEHADNNQKSSDSQKKYFYSPLALLDHSSAVSTYNRFTKQPEMSFRIEMWNDKVQNEVVKHLNEIVGHQIKSNKVRVIPLEKVILTSKIPTTDYSPSPVWTNYDRSKTLWFSLTCYDQKICDELASEMRSVPKHSNHFKLLYSLSPQTSQTKQTTISIDSVTSGQLVSTLLQKFGDKKEIFLTASHEKKMLSETATNIRMDTFDDSEVGSPDTEFQVSNILKDLLVTSRTTIREQSDKMWDSVFWNDDNYRPDKTTKTLNEILNKLDRETQKILADMFQKVEKQSEITEKSTSSSKETTRREEQISLIISEKMTNESDGSSQVEISKEEMAKLLQESRNHVQWDGEKFVPKPMQLSRINLGKFRDSQLFQDRNVRVRYTTAELSVPIKIMEHGELTVTDEWNNLKDELKATTELLSTTVNNLVKTNTELRNAKSDLTKTQIDFTNKLEGTKQELEKTKNDLEETRVYVNNLSIKLNETKQELVKTRADFIKTVDGLSAKLNATETELTETKITAGNLSAELKTNSDRLGQELRIAEENLKKDLRATSNDLETAKTNLASTMTELNSTKSAVADLATKLNFVTNGNKARTSEIVDIGKMPTSCADLERMGQKVNGFFSVKGSKKMEMIYCNFFANQNDKQKWIGYVDVKSTPVHFYVQRNSPFKTENTPIPFDLAVVNEGNAMNLTSGKFTAPRPGIYFFSFAGTARLYSSSSVNFYSRLYLNGHRIGASNVQENNGPVDQWSPFTLQSTLNLKKGDRVWVQIRGSFSSLYDDSDHLTHFTGFMLEEEIH, from the exons ATGGTCCCAATCAAATGGATCCTCACCATTCTTTTGGCCGTTTGCTGTCAGTGTCAATCATTcggtgcttcttcttcttcttgggcgaAACTAAAAATATCGCCGGACACGTTCAGTTCTATGGAGTACGGCAACTTTCTCATTGAAATTTATGAACACGCcgataataatcaaaaatcaTCTGACAgtcagaaaaaatatttctactccCCTCTGGCGCTGCTGGACCACTCAAGCGCCGTTAGTACTTACAACAGATTTACGAAACAGCCAGAGATGAGCTTCCGCATTGAAATGTGGAACGACAAAGTCCAGAATGAAGTGgtcaaacatttaaatgaaatcgtcggtcatcaaatcaaatcaaataaagtcAGAGTCATTCCCTTGGAGAAGGTCATTCTCACCAGCAAAATACCCACAACAGATTATTCGCCATCGCCAGTGTGGACGAATTATGACAGAAGCAAAACCCTTTGGTTTTCTCTGACTTGTTATGACCAGAAAATCTGCGACGAACTTGCCAGTGAAATGCGATCTGTTCCCAAACATTCAAACCATTTCAAACTCTTGTACAGTTTGTCACCGCAGACGTCGCAAACCAAACAGACGACCATCAGCATCGACAGCGTCACTTCCGGTCAATTGGTCTCGACTCTTTTACAGAAATTTGGtgacaagaaagaaatttttttgacgGCCAGCCatgagaagaaaatgttgtcgGAAACGGCCACCAACATCCGAATGGACACATTTGACGACTCTGAGGTCGGGTCGCCTGATACGGAGTTTCaagtttcaaatattttaaaggaTTTGCTCGTAACGTCCAGGACGACCATAAGAGAACAAAGTGACAAAATGTGGGACTCTGTTTTCTGGAATGACGACAATTATCGGCCGGACAAGACGACGAAAACTTTAAATGAAATCCTCAACAAACTGGACAGGGAAACTCAAAAGATATTGGCGGATATGTTTCAAAAAGTGGAGAAACAGTCTGAAATAACTGAAAAATCAACTTCGAGTAGTAAAGAGACAACAAGACGAGAAGAACA AATCAGTTTAATCATTTCAGAGAAAATGACAAACGAATCTGATGGTTCCAGTCAGGTCGAAATTTCTAAAGAAGAAATGGCAAAATTATTACAAGAAAGTAGAAATCACGTCCAATGGGACGGAGAGAAATTTGTGCCCAAACCGATGCAACTGAGCAGAATCAATTTGGGCAAATTTCGTGATTCTCAATTGTTTCAGGATCGCAACGTCCGTGTCCGTTACACGACCGCCGAACTGTCGGTGCCGATAAAAATTATGGAACACGGAGAATTGACCGTCACTGACGAATGGAACAATTTAAAGGACGAACTCAAag cCACTACTGAGCTCTTAAGCACAACTGTGAACAATTTGGTGAAGACGAATACCGAACTGAGAAATGCGAAGAGTGATTTAACTAAAACGCAAATTGATTTCACTAATAAATTAGAAg GGACTAAACAAGAGTtggagaaaaccaaaaacgaCTTGGAGGAAACGAGGGTTTATGTCAATAATCTATCGATAAAGTTAAatg AGACCAAGCAGGAGTTGGTGAAAACGAGAGCAGATTTCATCAAAACCGTCGATGGTTTATCTGCAAAACTAAACG cgACTGAAACAGAATTGACAGAAACGAAAATCACGGCCGGGAATTTGTCAGCTGAACTCAAAA CGAATTCGGATCGATTAGGTCAAGAACTAAGAATTgctgaagaaaatttgaaaaaagatctaagag CAACCTCAAATGATTTGGAAactgcaaaaacaaatttggccTCAACGATGACGGAGTTGAACAGCACCAAGTCCGCCGTTGCGGATTTGGCGACCAAATTAAACTTTGTAACAAACGGTAACAAAG CCCGAACGAGTGAAATAGTTGACATCGGTAAAATGCCAACCTCGTGTGCTGATTTGGAGCGAATGGGACAAAAAGTCAATGGATTCTTTTCTGTCAAAGGatcaaagaagatggaaatgatttactgCAACTTTTTTGCCAATCAAAATG ACAAacagaaatggatcggatacgtCGACGTCAAATCGACGCCtgtccatttctacgtccagagaaattcgccatttaaaacagaaaacactccgattccgttcgatttggcggtggtgaacgagggaaatgccatgaatttgacgtcggggaaattcacggcaccgcggccgggaatttattttttctctttcgcgggAACGGCGCGTCtttattcttcatcttctgtaaatttttattctcgtctttatttgaacggaCATCGAATCGGGGCGAGTAATGTTCAAGAGAATAACGGCCCCGTTGATCAATGGAGTCCGTTTACCCTCCAGTCGacgttgaatttaaaaaaaggcgatCGAGTTTGGGTGCAGATTCGAGGTTCATTCTCGTCTTTATATGACGACAGTGACCACTTgacccatttcacgggtttcatgttggaggaggaaattcaTTAA
- the LOC124316408 gene encoding uncharacterized protein LOC124316408: protein MKFVLGLVFLVSILVAISPQQFHQQRSGQPLWWSQYLQPQTTEAPGFYSDPLDGINTPFFRYSNPIHHIRPTVIYPENDEEESYRHQEVLDRKQYHSDQNALIDDQLKRQYLFLIDQLMSGRRQSGDSKIRSGGLILRPTTTIPSQMAMPRIKNYGPVRDLLSGNQEPNARFFYLDGSNFLSKTVTVSVTSTCTSISFISCIPLASLDPNAPPVNCRRRRRFAEIDHHTDHTDQGDSQFPAVNPTAVQTVMPTMEPLMLPRDSIPTWSVEMTSSKEEENDESSQLFGKQLRKGRFLKFNFQSFLTYTTVTILKSIITSTVTQTYLPAAKLSCLPAGYSLCPI, encoded by the exons ATGAAATTCGTATTGGGCCTGGTCTTCCTGGTGTCGATCCTAGTGGCCATCTCACCTCAACAATTTCATCAGCAAAGAAGTGGACAGCCACTTTGGTGGTCGCAGTATCTCCAGCCGCAAACGACAGAGGCACCCGGCTTTTACTCCGATCCTCTTGATGGAATAAACACTCCATTTTTCCGCTACTCCAACCCTATTCATCATATCAGACCCACCGTCATCTACCcggaa AATGATGAGGAGGAGTCTTATCGCCATCAGGAAGTGCTCGACAGGAAACAATACCACAGCGATCAGAATGCATTAATAGACGATCAATTAAAGCGGCAATATCTGTTTTTGATTGATCAGCTGATGTCGGGCCGGCGGCAGAGTGGCGACAGCAAAATCAGGTCGGGCGGACTGATTTTACGACCCACGACCACAATTCCCAGTCAAATGGCCATGCCTCGCATCAAGAATTACGGGCCAGTTCGCGATTTGCTGTCGGGAAATCAAGAGCCAAACGCTCGTTTCTTTTATCTCGATGGCAGCAATTTCCTGTCTAAAACGGTCACCGTCAGTGTCACGTCGACGTGCACTTCCATCAGTTTCATTTCGTGCATTCCCCTAGCTAGTCTCGATCCGAATGCCCCTCCCGTCAACTGTCGCCGTAGACGCAGATTCGCTGAAATCGATCATCACACCGATCACACCGATCAGGGCGACAGCCAGTTCCCAGCAGTCAATCCAACCGCAGTCCAAAC TGTGATGCCAACGATGGAGCCGCTGATGCTCCCGCGTGATTCAATCCCGACTTGGTCGGTTGAGATGACCTCGTCGAAAGAAGAGGAGAACGACGAGTCGTCGCAACTATTCGGAAAACAATTGAGGAAAGGaagatttttgaaattcaattttcaaagtTTCCTGACCTACACGACCGTCACGATTCTCAAGTCGATCATCACCAGCACCGTCACTCAGACCTATCTTCCTGCAGCAAAACTGTCTTGTCTGCCGGCCGGTTACTCTCTCTGCCCCATCTAA
- the LOC124316546 gene encoding acid-sensing ion channel 2-like translates to MTTRYRARPGNGSVAGGGTVKSQYMNIKLAPKEFVRIDHPRQPCRSGPNGGPDGGGPDCEIECFQRAVTSVTNCRLPYMNLTSAGIPYCNSSASVKQTEELVARLITETRSQLKCNCIESCSKVVYKYQSESHTVPTGNGRVKIFYETALWVTVNEVLVYSPVKLLCDAGNILCLLLGASALSFVETADYLAHKLMALRFFSPWK, encoded by the exons ATGACGACTCGTTACCGGGCCAGGCCGGGCAACGGGAGTGTGGCCGGCGGAGGGACGGTCAAATCGCAGTACATGAACATTAAACTGGCGCCAAAGGAGTTTGTGCGGATCGATCACCCGCGCCAGCCGTGCCGCTCCGGACCGAACGGCGGCCCAGACGGCGGCGGCCCGGATTGCGAAATTGAATGTTTCCAGCGGGCCGTGACTTCAGTCACGAACTGCAG GCTTCCGTACATGAACTTGACATCGGCCGGGATTCCCTACTGCAATTCCAGCGCCAGCGTCAAGCAGACGGAGGAATTAGTCGCCCGGCTCATTACCGAAACCCGTAGCCAATTGAAATGCAATTGCATCGAATCCTGTTCCAAG GTGGTTTACAAGTATCAGAGCGAGTCCCATACCGTCCCGACGGGCAACGGACGGGTTAAA atattttacGAGACGGCTCTGTGGGTGACTGTCAACGAAGTGCTGGTCTATTCGCCGGTCAAACTCCTCTGCGACGCCGGCAACATCCTCTGTCTATTGCTGGGCGCTTCGGCACTCAGCTTTGTCGAGACGGCCGACTACCTCGCCCACAAATTGATGGCCTTGCGCTTTTTCAGCccatggaaataa